In Candidatus Rokuibacteriota bacterium, the sequence ACCGCCGTGCGCCCAATGGCGGAGATGATGCCCCTGGCCATTGCTCACGCCGCAGCCGGGGAACCGGCAGCCCCGGTCCCGATGGTGGAGCGCTCGCCGCAAGGCGGGGGGAATCGTCCGCGTCCGGGCCCCGATCTCGACCACGCGGCCCTCCTCGTCATGGCGCATCACCACCCGGCTCGCGTCACAGGCCAGGCGCCGGGACGTTTCCGCGGAAACGCGCGCGCCATCTTCGAGGACGGACTGGCCCGGCTGATCCGGCTCGGCCAGGGCCTGGGCGTCGATGTGGACCACCACCTGGTAGCGCTCGCCCGGGGTGCCCGGATCGAGGCCGTGGTGGAGCGCCGTCTCCGCCAGGAGCGCCAGGGCATCGGCCTGCCGCTGGGCCATCGAGGGCGTTTCCGCGGAAACGCCCATGGGCCCGGCGTCCCCGTCCGGCACGCGGGCCCGCTGGTACAGGGCTTCGCGCGCGGCGGCCAGCGCCTGTATGAACAGCGCGCCTATTTCAGGCTCGAGCCGTCCCCGGAGGACGACCATGCCGTCCTCGTCCTGGGAGACGTGCAGGGCCCGGCCCGCATGCCGCAGCGCGGTCTCCCGCGCCTCGGCCCGCCGGTCTACCACCCGCCAGCCGCGCACGATTCGCTCGACGTGGGCGGCCGTGCCCGCGCGCCCCACACCGAGGAGCCGCGCTTCGGTCTCGGGCGTGGCCACACGGGTGAGGGCGCGGACCTTGGCGTACGACAGCTCCCCGCGGGCCAGGGCCTCGGCGAGGAGGGGCAACGTCTCAATGGCGCGCGCCACCCGGACCCGTTCACGGGCCGCGCCCAGGTCGAGCCCCACCCGCCAGGAGAGCCAGGCGGCGCAGGAGCGGAAGCCCGTGTTCCATCCCCCCCGGGCGTCGAACTCCCGGATCATGGAGAGCAGGCGCGCGGTGGCGGCGTCGAGGTGCGCGGACAACTCGGCGATCTCGTCGCCGAGCCGATCGAGCTCCGCAAAGGGATGCTGCGAGGCGGTCACAGGTGCGACATGGCTCTGCATGGCGAGCCCTCCTGCGCCGACTCTACACCCCGGTATCCGCGCCTCCGTCGAGCAGCTGGGGCGAGTGTTTTTGAGACGGGGAATGATTTTTGAGTCGGCGCCGCTCGATTGTGTGCAGTGGAGCGAGTATGGACCGCTGGGCCGGTACCTTCAGAGCGCTGCCGGCGCGTGACCACAGCGCCCCGCAGAATCTGTCAAGCGGAAAAGCGCGGCGTGACGATCACCCACCGCTAGGCCGCCCCTCACCCTGCCCTCTCCCCGGTGGGGAGAGGGATTTTGCCTACCCCACGGTCACGGCGACGCACGTCGTGGTGCGGGTGACGCCGTCGATGATGCCGATGGCGTCGGTGACGAGGCTGCCGATCGCGTCGAGGGTCTGGCCCTCGACCACTGCGATGAAGTCGTAGGGGCCGGTGACGGCATCCATCGCCGACACGCTGGCGCGCGGGCTCTTGACCTTTGCGAGCGCCTTCTTGACCTGCTTGGTCTTGCCGGCCGCCGTTTCGATCAACACGTAAGCTTTCATGTCTTGCCTCCTTGGGTCTTCTTCTTCGAGAACAGCAACGCGAGGGCGACCGCCCCGACGCCGGCGGCAACGGGCCAGAAGTTGGTTCGGAAGAAGGGCATGGCGAAGAACGGCGAGCGGCCGCGCGAGGGCCGGAGGCGCCCGTCCAGGAGGCCCCGCACGAGATCCATCGCTTCGTCCATGAGGACGGTCAGCGTCGCCTTGGCGAACTCCGGGTCGGCCAGCGCGGGATGGCCCACGTACCCTTGCCCGCCGTTCCTCACCGGATAGTTGGGGATGAGCCGGTGCGCCATGGAGTAGCGGGCGGCCGGGAGATCGCGCCAGCCGTCACCGACCAGGTCGGGCCGGAGCAGGAGCATCATCGAGGTTTCCCACCAGCCGCCGTGCGCGTCCTCTGAGAAAGCCTCCCGCTCCTCGTCCGTGATGGGCCGGCCCAGCGCGGCTTCGAACTTGGGCACGTAGCGCCCCGACATGAGCCCCCAGGCGAGGTAGCCCGTGACCGACGCCATGGTCACCCCGTAGCGACGCGAGACGATGGCCGAGGCCTCTTCGAGAGCAACCAGGTGCCCAGGTCCCCCGTGGCCGTTCGAGATCAGCAGGTGGCGGAACCCTGCGCGGGCGAGCGCGCTGCCGTAGTCCACGAGCAGGTCCCGCACCACGCGCTGGCGCATGGTGACGGTGCCCACCGTCTCGAAGGCGAAGGTGCCGAGGTGGAGCGTCGGCGCCAGGACCACGTGCCAGCCCGGACGCTCGGCGACGAGGCGCTCGGCCATCGCCTGGGCGAAGTACCGGCCCGTGTAGGCATCGACGCCGAGGGGCAGGTGAGGGCCGTGAGTCTCGAGCGGGCTCGCGGTCAGGATGACCACGGTGCTCTCGCGCGGCAGCGCGTCGAGCGCCGGGC encodes:
- a CDS encoding DUF222 domain-containing protein, giving the protein MQSHVAPVTASQHPFAELDRLGDEIAELSAHLDAATARLLSMIREFDARGGWNTGFRSCAAWLSWRVGLDLGAARERVRVARAIETLPLLAEALARGELSYAKVRALTRVATPETEARLLGVGRAGTAAHVERIVRGWRVVDRRAEARETALRHAGRALHVSQDEDGMVVLRGRLEPEIGALFIQALAAAREALYQRARVPDGDAGPMGVSAETPSMAQRQADALALLAETALHHGLDPGTPGERYQVVVHIDAQALAEPDQPGQSVLEDGARVSAETSRRLACDASRVVMRHDEEGRVVEIGARTRTIPPALRRALHHRDRGCRFPGCGVSNGQGHHLRHWAHGG
- a CDS encoding creatininase family protein gives rise to the protein MSIHLLEEISSPALDALPRESTVVILTASPLETHGPHLPLGVDAYTGRYFAQAMAERLVAERPGWHVVLAPTLHLGTFAFETVGTVTMRQRVVRDLLVDYGSALARAGFRHLLISNGHGGPGHLVALEEASAIVSRRYGVTMASVTGYLAWGLMSGRYVPKFEAALGRPITDEEREAFSEDAHGGWWETSMMLLLRPDLVGDGWRDLPAARYSMAHRLIPNYPVRNGGQGYVGHPALADPEFAKATLTVLMDEAMDLVRGLLDGRLRPSRGRSPFFAMPFFRTNFWPVAAGVGAVALALLFSKKKTQGGKT
- a CDS encoding Lrp/AsnC ligand binding domain-containing protein is translated as MKAYVLIETAAGKTKQVKKALAKVKSPRASVSAMDAVTGPYDFIAVVEGQTLDAIGSLVTDAIGIIDGVTRTTTCVAVTVG